The Ranitomeya imitator isolate aRanImi1 chromosome 3, aRanImi1.pri, whole genome shotgun sequence genome has a window encoding:
- the LOC138671793 gene encoding uncharacterized protein produces MATVSESSQSAQGSVASSSEGEGSQREQRGQGQGVASARRVSQRDHGVIDVELLISSIQERGPLWDSRDSRHMDQVVLRRLWVEVAKSLWDGFDIAPAKDKANFVKRLRIRWRSIKDRFNKGLRAEEERSKSGAAAAKSVPYKYSKCLQFLRPVLGRRQTHSSTLERARPAEAVLHESPSDPSQPSHSDSRLAPPSGEPAAGTSGVPLAEASGAPSFGYSRQRQRASDRPTMPEFLHLSTVFQNCFKALSDNMDTRLSNIDRRLETIETELSNPAKHFFSTIAKGMVEHLTPELQISVMQSCNTSYVRALQQAGVMQSATMAVVPSLASMTPTPAGEPLQPPHRGPRAERRHHRHHNIVPPTPAPAMPSSSRRRHHAGEPATGPKKKRGNTDGHTKRLWLLFQ; encoded by the exons gtggcgtcagcacggcga gtttcacaacgggaccatggagtcattgatgtggagctcctcatatcaagcatccaggagcgtggcccgttgtgggacagccgtgactcccggcacatggaccaggtggtgttgaggcgtttgtgggtagaggtggcaaagtcgttgtgggatggctttgacatagctcctgcaaaggacaaagccaactttg ttaaaaggttgaggatcagatggcgatccatcaaggaccgtttcaataaggggctacgggcagaggaggagcgctcgaagagtggtgctgctgcggccaagtctgtgccctataaatattccaaatgtttacagttcttaagaccagtccttggccgccgtca gacacacagcagcaccctcgagagagctcgccccgcagaagcggtccttcatgaatcgccatctgatccatcacagccctcccacagcgacagcaggcttgcaccaccatctggtgaaccggcagccggtacatcaggtgttcccctggccgaggcctctggcgcaccttcgtttgggtattcccgacagcgccagcgggcctcggacaggccaaccatgcccgaatttttgcatttgagcacggttttccagaactgtttcaaggcgttgagcgataacatggacactcgtctgtccaatatcgaccggcgccttgaaacaattgaaaccgagctctcaaatccggcaaaacatttttttagtaccattgctaagggcatggtggaacaccttacgccggaactacagatttcagtgatgcagtcctgcaacacttcctacgtgagggctctccagcaggctggggtcatgcagtcagcgacaatggcagtagtgccgtcgctggcaagcatgactcccactcctgctggagagccactccagccaccccaccgtggtccacgtgccgagcgacgccaccacaggcaccataacatagtgccgccgactcctgctcctgccatgccttcatcctcccgtaggcgtcatcATGCTGGGGAACCTGCCACAGGAcccaaaaaaaaaagaggaaacacagacgGGCACACAAAGAGGCTCTGGTTGCTGTTCCAGTGA